In Bradyrhizobium sp. CCBAU 051011, the following are encoded in one genomic region:
- a CDS encoding AAA family ATPase, producing the protein MLQRNSDLPYVIPDEPPVRPAESWQYPTVDLREMGRILRRRYKMVALPAAVLLSLAVVYLLFAPTLYTATSTVLVDPRRANVVETNQSVLSNFGTDDATIESQTLLIQSVAILTRVVGKLKLTEDEEFTPKPGLLDPIKSLFRSSGPSDGASPEDAAKSRSVDILQKRMKVTRQGTTFLVDIAVSSQSPQKAATIANAIADAYFDEQVRAKYDATRIAATWLNGQIDDLKSRVVASEKAVEDFRSANNLMVSQGVTLNDQQITDLNGKLIAARAQTAEARAKHEQVQDIAKSGGDPGGINAAISSEMITKLRTQYADIAKNEADLSSKYGARHPSVANVRAQRRDTQRLINEEIKRILESTKHDYDVARSREASLQQSLDQLQGVSTSSGQAQVRLRELQREAEANRTQYESYLARSKETTAQESLEMPDSRIVTKASIPIRPSSPKTMLILGLAMMLGLGAGSVLAFLADYLDDRVKTLERAEAIAGVPALAAVPLIGSRELAGLARRGRKELGRYDPKTTKLLPAPLQPPLTRYAIDEPGTFFAEAIRAVRLALQRTMRSQPVKVVQVTSALDSEGKTTLAINLAQSLATLGIRTLLIDGDLRNPQVTHALCPRADAGLLEVAIGRVAPEHAVLVDQSTGLSILPSTKIQQVEYITELMFSDRIVDVLDYFRHRYELIVIDSPPLVPLVDGRALAELADRIIVALAWDQTPGEVLSHAMDLLSPVSDRIMGTVLTRVDLSRLQFYDYYRSSAYLKPYGTAGLHAGAAR; encoded by the coding sequence ATGTTACAGCGCAATTCTGACCTGCCCTATGTGATTCCCGACGAGCCTCCGGTCCGGCCGGCCGAAAGCTGGCAGTATCCGACCGTCGATTTGCGCGAGATGGGCCGGATCCTGCGCCGCCGCTACAAGATGGTGGCGCTGCCGGCCGCCGTCCTGCTCAGCCTGGCAGTGGTCTATCTGTTGTTCGCCCCCACTCTATATACGGCTACCTCAACCGTGCTGGTCGATCCGCGCCGCGCCAATGTCGTCGAGACCAACCAGTCCGTGCTGTCGAACTTCGGCACCGACGACGCAACGATCGAAAGCCAGACGCTGCTGATCCAGTCGGTCGCCATCCTGACGCGCGTCGTCGGCAAGCTGAAGCTGACGGAAGACGAGGAATTCACGCCAAAGCCCGGCCTGCTCGATCCTATCAAGAGCCTGTTCCGCAGCAGCGGGCCGAGCGACGGCGCCAGCCCGGAGGACGCCGCCAAGTCGCGGTCGGTCGATATCCTTCAGAAGCGGATGAAAGTGACGCGGCAAGGCACCACCTTCCTCGTCGACATCGCCGTCAGTTCGCAATCGCCGCAAAAGGCCGCCACCATCGCCAACGCGATTGCTGATGCTTACTTCGACGAGCAGGTTCGCGCCAAATACGACGCCACGCGCATTGCGGCGACTTGGCTCAATGGACAGATCGATGATCTGAAGTCCAGAGTTGTCGCGTCCGAAAAGGCAGTCGAGGATTTTCGTTCTGCCAACAATCTGATGGTGTCGCAGGGCGTAACGCTCAACGACCAGCAGATCACCGACCTTAACGGAAAGCTGATCGCCGCCCGGGCGCAAACGGCAGAGGCGCGGGCAAAGCACGAGCAGGTCCAGGATATCGCGAAATCGGGCGGCGATCCTGGCGGCATCAACGCGGCGATTTCCTCGGAAATGATCACGAAGCTGCGGACCCAGTACGCCGATATCGCCAAGAACGAAGCCGATCTCTCAAGCAAGTACGGCGCGCGTCATCCTTCCGTCGCCAACGTCCGGGCGCAGCGGCGCGATACGCAGCGGCTCATCAACGAGGAAATCAAGCGAATACTGGAGAGCACGAAGCACGACTATGACGTGGCGCGTTCGCGCGAAGCGTCGCTGCAGCAGAGTCTCGACCAGCTCCAGGGCGTCTCCACCTCTTCAGGTCAGGCCCAGGTGCGCTTGCGCGAACTGCAGCGCGAAGCCGAGGCCAATCGCACCCAGTATGAGTCCTATCTCGCACGCTCCAAGGAAACGACCGCGCAGGAGAGTCTGGAAATGCCGGATTCGCGGATCGTGACCAAGGCCAGCATTCCGATCAGGCCGTCATCGCCCAAGACGATGCTGATCCTCGGCCTCGCAATGATGCTCGGCCTTGGCGCCGGCAGCGTGCTGGCATTCCTCGCCGACTATCTCGACGACCGCGTGAAGACGCTCGAACGGGCCGAAGCCATTGCGGGCGTGCCGGCGCTTGCCGCCGTTCCGTTGATCGGCTCGCGCGAGCTCGCCGGTCTCGCCCGGCGCGGACGAAAAGAACTCGGTCGCTATGATCCGAAGACCACCAAGCTCCTGCCGGCGCCGCTGCAGCCGCCCTTGACGCGCTACGCGATCGACGAGCCCGGCACGTTCTTCGCGGAAGCGATCCGGGCCGTTCGCCTTGCGCTGCAGCGGACGATGCGATCGCAGCCGGTGAAGGTCGTGCAGGTCACTTCCGCGCTCGATAGCGAGGGCAAAACCACGCTGGCCATCAACCTGGCGCAGTCGCTGGCCACGCTCGGCATCCGGACGCTTCTCATCGATGGCGACCTGCGCAATCCGCAAGTGACGCACGCGCTCTGTCCGCGCGCCGACGCCGGGCTTCTGGAGGTCGCGATCGGTCGCGTCGCGCCGGAGCATGCCGTGCTCGTCGACCAGAGCACGGGCCTTTCGATTCTGCCGTCGACCAAGATCCAGCAGGTCGAATACATCACGGAGCTGATGTTCTCGGACCGGATCGTCGATGTCCTCGATTACTTCCGCCACCGCTACGAATTGATCGTGATCGACTCGCCGCCGCTGGTGCCCCTGGTCGATGGCCGCGCGCTCGCCGAACTGGCCGATCGCATCATTGTGGCGCTGGCCTGGGATCAGACCCCCGGCGAAGTGCTGTCCCACGCCATGGACCTGCTGTCCCCGGTCAGCGACCGGATCATGGGAACAGTGTTGACCCGCGTCGATCTCAGCCGCCTGCAGTTCTACGACTATTACCGCAGCTCGGCCTATCTTAAGCCGTACGGCACCGCGGGCCTCCATGCCGGAGCGGCGCGGTGA
- a CDS encoding VpsF family polysaccharide biosynthesis protein (VpsF, distantly related to oligosaccharide ligases, is encoded next to the probable flippase VpsE.): MRRRPLVLDAVRPAHTPGRIASADAFIERIATGLMLLAVVATFTLSSSVLTNWKIHYLTAGGNFYEKLHPATYFTVLAFSLLLMRSRGPIGEINRMFSESKLLLAYLLCWLLLLVQVIVLERPFTVIIDTFLLPILIAMVMWQLSPAQRRPLVWAIHFTILLNVVLGYYEYFSGHRLIPLTLGDVVVMGEWRSAALLGHPLTASGIVGAYVLALVLRPAICPPILLRLPLIAFCLASLMAFGGRTSLVTVLAVIGLIGGFEALHLIRGKRMPLPAAILAICVLFAAGAIIFAALDLGIFDKMLLRFSSDKGSTLARYATFSLLSHFDWNELILGPNPVRVNALQSQLGLNYGIENFWISSVVQFGLIHTTLLTIGLVCFFVEMLRRSSAAAWAIMLLIVIIAASSVSFSSKNIQLAQFVILVSVLLPREQRRVAAPSQIRPHVTYRSVAA, encoded by the coding sequence ATGCGCCGCCGCCCCCTTGTATTGGACGCGGTGCGGCCGGCTCATACACCTGGGCGCATCGCGAGTGCCGATGCGTTCATCGAACGGATCGCGACCGGCTTGATGCTGCTCGCCGTCGTGGCAACCTTCACGCTCTCGTCCTCCGTGCTGACCAACTGGAAGATTCATTATCTCACGGCGGGCGGAAACTTTTACGAAAAGCTGCATCCGGCGACCTATTTCACGGTGCTCGCCTTCTCGCTGCTGTTGATGCGCAGCCGCGGCCCGATCGGCGAGATCAACCGGATGTTTTCCGAATCGAAGCTGCTGCTGGCGTACTTGCTGTGCTGGCTGCTTCTGCTGGTCCAGGTGATCGTGCTCGAACGCCCCTTCACGGTCATTATCGACACGTTCCTGCTGCCGATCCTGATCGCGATGGTGATGTGGCAATTGTCACCCGCGCAACGGCGCCCGCTGGTTTGGGCCATTCACTTCACGATCCTGCTGAACGTCGTGCTTGGATATTATGAGTATTTCTCCGGCCATCGGCTGATCCCACTGACGCTCGGCGATGTCGTGGTGATGGGAGAATGGCGCTCCGCGGCGCTACTCGGCCATCCGCTCACCGCTTCCGGCATCGTCGGCGCCTACGTTCTGGCGCTGGTGCTTCGCCCGGCGATTTGTCCGCCGATTCTGCTGCGGCTGCCCTTGATCGCATTCTGCCTGGCATCGCTGATGGCGTTTGGCGGCCGAACTTCGCTGGTTACGGTGCTCGCGGTCATCGGACTGATCGGCGGCTTCGAGGCGCTGCACCTGATACGGGGAAAGCGAATGCCGCTTCCCGCGGCCATTCTCGCCATCTGCGTGCTGTTTGCCGCCGGCGCCATTATCTTCGCGGCGCTCGACCTCGGCATTTTCGACAAGATGCTGCTGCGCTTCTCTTCCGACAAGGGCAGCACGCTGGCGCGCTACGCCACCTTCAGCCTGCTCTCGCATTTCGACTGGAATGAACTGATCCTCGGTCCCAACCCGGTCCGGGTGAACGCGCTGCAGTCGCAGCTCGGCCTCAACTATGGCATCGAGAATTTCTGGATTTCATCGGTCGTGCAGTTCGGCCTCATCCATACCACCCTGCTGACGATCGGACTGGTCTGTTTCTTCGTCGAAATGCTGCGCCGTTCGAGCGCCGCGGCATGGGCGATCATGCTGCTGATCGTCATCATCGCGGCGAGTTCAGTGAGCTTCTCGTCGAAGAACATTCAGCTCGCGCAGTTCGTGATCCTCGTTTCAGTCCTGCTGCCGCGCGAGCAGCGGCGCGTCGCCGCGCCCTCGCAAATTCGCCCGCACGTCACCTACCGGTCCGTTGCGGCATAA
- a CDS encoding glycosyltransferase, which yields MAIYIDNTHLGRHVTGLERITLELFSAKALAPLDVVPVTAQGLRQMLTTQTLGLPMRLAASSSILLCPGFPPSPLLRPFASRVLPYIHDDFLITRRAELNMRARLYMAGPFKLALRHYPRFLANSGDTRRKLAAHCRSDAEVTLYRPAVRNVFGLDPGQRGERSAQARPLRLIALGTVEPRKNFPAAARILEALRMQGFSDATLDIVGRPGWGNDGQALEQQPGVTLHGYQSAERVNQLLDAADLFICTSHDEGLGLPLLEAQYAGLPIIAPDAAIFREVLGESGIYIDTADPASAAARIASALSNEDWRARYMAQAVRNLARWNDLARGDRENVISLIARLAHHQGNAAPEYRRLA from the coding sequence ATGGCTATCTATATCGACAACACCCATCTCGGACGCCACGTCACCGGCCTCGAACGCATCACGCTGGAGCTGTTCTCAGCTAAAGCGCTTGCGCCGCTCGATGTCGTGCCGGTGACGGCGCAGGGGCTTCGCCAGATGCTGACAACGCAGACGCTGGGGTTGCCGATGCGGCTAGCTGCTTCGTCCTCCATCTTGCTCTGCCCCGGCTTTCCGCCCAGCCCGCTGCTGCGGCCGTTTGCCTCGCGGGTGCTGCCCTATATCCACGATGACTTCCTGATCACGCGGCGCGCTGAGCTGAATATGCGGGCGCGGCTTTACATGGCCGGCCCATTCAAGCTCGCCTTGCGCCACTACCCGCGCTTTCTGGCAAATTCCGGCGATACAAGGCGCAAGCTCGCCGCGCATTGCCGGTCCGACGCCGAGGTGACGCTCTATCGCCCCGCAGTGCGCAACGTATTTGGGCTCGACCCGGGGCAACGCGGCGAACGCAGCGCGCAAGCTCGACCGCTTCGGCTGATCGCGCTAGGTACGGTAGAGCCGCGCAAGAATTTTCCAGCGGCGGCGAGAATCCTCGAAGCCTTGCGGATGCAGGGATTTTCGGACGCCACGCTGGATATCGTCGGAAGGCCGGGATGGGGCAACGACGGGCAGGCGCTTGAGCAGCAGCCGGGCGTGACGCTGCACGGATATCAGTCTGCCGAGCGGGTCAATCAACTGCTTGACGCCGCCGATCTCTTCATCTGCACGTCGCATGACGAAGGCCTGGGATTGCCGCTGCTGGAAGCGCAATATGCCGGTCTGCCGATCATCGCCCCCGATGCCGCCATCTTCCGCGAAGTGCTCGGCGAGTCCGGCATCTATATCGATACCGCCGATCCCGCTTCCGCCGCCGCGCGAATCGCGTCTGCTTTATCGAACGAGGATTGGCGCGCCCGGTACATGGCACAGGCGGTACGGAATCTCGCCCGCTGGAACGATCTGGCCCGCGGCGACCGAGAGAACGTCATCAGCCTGATAGCCCGCCTTGCTCACCACCAGGGAAACGCTGCTCCGGAGTACCGCCGCCTTGCATGA
- a CDS encoding acyltransferase, with protein sequence MHDSSATRHQDGLRIIAAGAVVILHYSDYFKDVPIGQFMVAHTWHFNLFVDLFFVVSGFVIARQYFGRVDDAASIGRFLWRRLARIYPLHLATLAFYVALAGALHLGAARTDNPARYPLSDLPAQFLLLHAFIGERLTFNFPSWSLSAEMFCYLLFPVVALITQRRNEAIIALVVLTALANSLWVAAAGTTPWADWINQGGAFRALPAFNLGVACYLFRDRIGRWPMIPGALAASLAAFIVLGSWLPTMTALLAIYAIALLAVQADCAGRETQLSRLGFDRWSPLTYSCYMLHIPVATVVITFGSRLLSLSPHERLVLAPVAIVVLAIASVVSLRTFEAPLRRYLTEAYDRRAIRPAVSRQESAR encoded by the coding sequence TTGCATGACAGCAGCGCCACAAGGCACCAGGACGGGTTACGGATCATTGCGGCCGGCGCCGTGGTGATCCTTCACTATTCCGACTACTTCAAGGACGTGCCCATCGGCCAGTTCATGGTCGCCCACACCTGGCATTTCAATCTGTTCGTCGATCTGTTCTTTGTGGTCTCCGGCTTCGTCATCGCGCGCCAGTATTTCGGGCGCGTCGACGATGCCGCATCGATCGGCCGCTTCCTCTGGCGCCGTCTCGCCCGCATCTATCCGCTGCATCTAGCCACGCTCGCCTTCTATGTGGCGCTTGCCGGCGCGCTTCATTTGGGCGCCGCGCGGACAGACAACCCCGCCCGCTACCCGCTTTCCGACCTGCCTGCACAATTCTTGCTGCTTCACGCCTTCATCGGCGAGCGTCTGACGTTCAACTTCCCGAGCTGGTCGCTCTCGGCGGAGATGTTCTGCTATCTGCTGTTCCCGGTCGTTGCACTGATCACCCAACGCCGCAACGAGGCGATCATTGCGCTCGTGGTCCTCACGGCCCTCGCCAACTCCCTTTGGGTGGCGGCCGCTGGGACGACGCCGTGGGCCGACTGGATCAACCAGGGCGGCGCCTTCCGGGCTCTGCCCGCCTTCAACCTCGGTGTGGCCTGCTATCTGTTTCGCGACCGGATCGGACGTTGGCCCATGATTCCTGGCGCGCTCGCTGCATCGCTGGCGGCGTTTATCGTGCTTGGCTCGTGGCTGCCGACGATGACCGCGCTGCTCGCCATCTATGCTATCGCGCTGCTCGCCGTTCAGGCGGACTGCGCCGGACGCGAGACGCAGCTGTCGCGGCTCGGCTTCGATCGCTGGTCGCCGCTGACCTATTCCTGCTACATGCTGCACATCCCGGTAGCGACCGTCGTCATCACCTTCGGATCGCGGCTGCTTTCCCTGTCGCCGCATGAACGACTCGTTCTGGCGCCGGTGGCGATCGTCGTTCTCGCCATCGCGAGTGTCGTGTCGCTGCGCACGTTCGAAGCGCCGCTGCGGCGATATCTGACCGAGGCATACGACCGCCGCGCCATCAGGCCCGCGGTGTCGCGGCAGGAGAGCGCACGATGA
- a CDS encoding acyltransferase, translating to MTVVERLPANPASLSVPHAPAKARDGVVDTMRGIAILMVIGIHSLPQPLDGAWAKSLDAALRPCVPVFLFASGYLTALSGRVPLAKRLRAALIPYAIAFVAAYTYMALHNPAMDHRISTTLARFGLGYVFVYYYVFVYVCCTIGLWLVFAAGGDGHASRQRIATLLILSISCGLVAGSYLDPTMSRLGASDALLDELRMRDIPFWFSFVALGALTAMFADLTAQGVRRTLFGAMLAAYVLYAAVRILNLGDAATYDSIAFFLYAALFCVALFAIQPKSPLLGWIGSGSYFIYLWHIFVVMALRDHTALRQLDGVAGFAVTCGVTALVSIAALLAVRQLASPRICRWLGA from the coding sequence ATGACGGTCGTCGAGCGCCTGCCGGCAAACCCTGCATCCCTGAGCGTCCCGCATGCGCCGGCCAAAGCCCGCGACGGCGTCGTCGACACCATGCGCGGCATCGCCATTCTGATGGTGATCGGAATTCATTCGCTGCCGCAGCCGCTCGACGGGGCCTGGGCAAAATCCCTCGATGCGGCGCTGCGGCCCTGCGTGCCGGTGTTCCTGTTCGCGTCCGGTTATCTCACCGCGCTCTCCGGCCGCGTGCCGCTCGCGAAGCGGCTAAGGGCGGCCCTGATCCCCTACGCGATCGCGTTCGTCGCCGCGTATACCTACATGGCGCTGCACAACCCGGCGATGGACCATCGCATCAGCACGACGCTTGCCCGGTTCGGACTGGGATACGTATTCGTCTACTATTACGTCTTCGTCTATGTCTGCTGTACAATCGGCCTGTGGCTCGTCTTTGCGGCCGGCGGGGACGGACACGCTTCAAGGCAACGCATCGCGACGCTGCTGATACTCTCGATCAGCTGCGGATTGGTGGCCGGCAGCTATCTCGACCCGACCATGTCACGGCTCGGCGCCTCGGACGCATTGCTCGACGAGCTCCGCATGCGCGACATTCCGTTCTGGTTCTCGTTCGTCGCGCTCGGCGCGCTGACCGCGATGTTTGCAGACCTGACTGCTCAGGGCGTGCGCCGTACGTTGTTTGGCGCCATGCTGGCGGCCTACGTACTTTATGCCGCCGTGCGCATTCTCAACCTTGGCGACGCCGCCACTTACGATTCGATCGCCTTCTTCCTCTATGCGGCCCTGTTCTGCGTTGCGCTGTTTGCCATTCAGCCGAAATCTCCGCTGCTCGGGTGGATCGGCTCAGGCAGCTACTTCATCTATCTCTGGCATATCTTCGTCGTCATGGCGCTGCGCGATCACACAGCGCTGCGCCAGCTCGACGGCGTCGCCGGCTTTGCCGTTACCTGTGGCGTGACCGCACTCGTTTCGATCGCCGCGCTGCTCGCTGTCAGGCAACTGGCCTCACCCCGAATCTGCCGCTGGTTGGGGGCTTAA
- a CDS encoding lipopolysaccharide biosynthesis protein: MLLKHTLLYLPAQFVGPLFQLLAMIVWTHVVDEHTLGVITLITATHELLQIGFLAWWSQYALRFLGRYQDAGDAPRFYRTENAVLLASVMLQSAAVVGILLLVIAPGAGTGLLLATVAYVITRSLNLYIGERARARQQIRVYTIQQVFGPSVGFLVGLVLIKLIGQSPEWPLAGYALAQLIAALIVLPWIGWSHRLWPIDREIVVHALRYGLPLIVGGALGWVGLNASRFIISQFSGVAAAGLFAVGYGLGQRAAAVAAMLVTAAAFPLAVKSIEQGGSQAGMRQLATNSALLVAILAPSLAGIIMLRTEIVHLLIAAPFQAVTLAILPLSTLAGAIRNLRAHFGDQVFLLQNRTRWMMAIAAIDASTTVVLSALFLPRWGLTGVAGATVLAALAAAIVSFSIGFTRFGLRLPISHLVRIALATIAMAALLRIFPEARTLAVLAAHVTAGAAVYFGALAVLYAPSLLRMLRPRPQHSGV; this comes from the coding sequence ATGCTCCTCAAGCACACCCTGCTCTATCTGCCCGCGCAATTCGTCGGACCGCTGTTCCAGCTCCTGGCAATGATCGTGTGGACGCATGTCGTTGACGAACACACGCTCGGCGTCATCACGCTGATCACGGCCACGCATGAACTGCTGCAGATCGGCTTCCTGGCCTGGTGGTCGCAATATGCGCTGCGTTTCCTCGGACGTTACCAAGACGCAGGCGACGCGCCCCGTTTCTATCGCACCGAGAACGCCGTGTTACTCGCGTCCGTCATGCTGCAAAGCGCGGCCGTGGTCGGAATTCTGCTTCTGGTGATCGCGCCCGGCGCAGGAACGGGCCTTCTGCTCGCCACCGTCGCCTATGTGATCACCCGATCGCTCAATCTCTACATCGGCGAACGCGCCCGCGCGCGACAGCAGATCCGGGTCTACACGATCCAGCAGGTATTCGGGCCATCCGTCGGGTTCTTAGTGGGCCTGGTGTTGATCAAGCTGATCGGCCAATCGCCGGAATGGCCGCTGGCCGGCTACGCACTTGCGCAACTGATCGCCGCGCTCATCGTCCTGCCCTGGATCGGCTGGAGCCATCGCCTGTGGCCGATCGACCGGGAGATCGTGGTCCACGCCCTGCGCTATGGCCTTCCCCTGATCGTCGGCGGCGCGCTCGGCTGGGTCGGCCTCAATGCGTCGCGCTTCATCATCAGCCAATTCTCAGGCGTGGCCGCAGCCGGGTTGTTCGCGGTCGGCTATGGCCTGGGCCAGCGGGCCGCGGCGGTCGCGGCCATGCTGGTGACGGCAGCGGCGTTCCCGCTGGCGGTAAAAAGCATCGAGCAGGGCGGCAGCCAGGCCGGCATGCGTCAGCTTGCCACCAACAGCGCGCTTCTTGTCGCCATCCTGGCGCCGAGCCTTGCCGGCATCATCATGCTGCGAACGGAGATCGTGCACCTCCTGATCGCGGCGCCGTTTCAAGCGGTGACGCTCGCAATCCTGCCGCTCTCGACGCTTGCCGGCGCGATCCGCAACCTGCGCGCTCATTTCGGCGACCAGGTCTTTCTGCTGCAAAACCGCACGCGCTGGATGATGGCGATTGCTGCGATCGACGCGTCGACAACCGTGGTGCTGAGCGCTCTGTTCCTGCCGCGCTGGGGATTGACGGGCGTCGCCGGCGCCACGGTGCTGGCGGCGCTGGCCGCCGCCATCGTCAGCTTTTCGATCGGCTTTACCAGGTTTGGCTTGCGCCTTCCGATCAGCCATCTCGTGCGCATCGCATTGGCTACGATTGCGATGGCCGCCCTGCTGCGGATCTTCCCGGAAGCTCGCACCCTTGCCGTGTTGGCGGCGCATGTCACGGCAGGCGCCGCCGTCTATTTCGGCGCGCTTGCCGTGCTCTACGCGCCGTCACTGTTGCGGATGCTCCGTCCACGCCCCCAGCATTCGGGCGTATGA
- a CDS encoding endo-1,4-beta-xylanase, with protein MQQWSRRNALALIAGASVASYGKEALAAQPAQSLGAIAARNGIVFGAAAGPVIDKDIAYRELYQTQTRIVTTDIAMKMGTIAPQPGPKRFESADRLLQFCAGNNIPMRGHCLIWNEWVPQWIKSMSSTEREKFFDSYIEDVAARYVGKLHSWDVVNEPFWPGHKAPGGYRLGPWYDTFGTGYVRRAFERVAMVDRKTKLVLNEAQSERDDDVGLTVRKGLLQLVDELKHAGVPLHAVGLQSHLQPRYPHDPGRFAEFLHALADRGVEIYLTEFDVRDDTFPDDIAARDAMIAETAEKYLNNALRVPAVKMVIAWELADNYSFYTDAAKKKDPLAQRLPRPLPFDSSMQKKPLWYAMARAFENVRKS; from the coding sequence ATGCAGCAGTGGTCGAGGCGAAATGCGCTCGCTCTCATCGCAGGAGCAAGCGTTGCTTCTTACGGAAAGGAGGCACTCGCCGCGCAGCCAGCGCAGAGTCTCGGCGCCATCGCGGCTCGTAACGGCATTGTGTTCGGCGCGGCTGCAGGCCCGGTGATCGACAAGGATATTGCCTATCGCGAGCTGTATCAGACGCAGACGCGCATCGTGACGACGGACATCGCGATGAAGATGGGAACCATCGCGCCGCAACCGGGACCGAAGCGATTCGAGAGCGCCGATCGTCTGCTGCAATTCTGTGCAGGCAACAACATTCCGATGCGCGGCCATTGCCTGATCTGGAACGAATGGGTTCCACAGTGGATCAAGAGCATGAGCAGCACCGAGCGCGAGAAGTTCTTCGATTCCTACATCGAGGACGTGGCTGCCCGTTATGTCGGCAAGCTGCATTCATGGGACGTCGTCAACGAACCGTTCTGGCCGGGGCACAAGGCTCCCGGCGGCTACCGGCTCGGTCCATGGTACGACACGTTCGGAACCGGCTATGTGCGGCGCGCCTTCGAGCGCGTGGCGATGGTCGACCGCAAGACAAAACTGGTTCTCAACGAAGCGCAGAGCGAGCGCGATGATGATGTCGGTCTCACGGTTCGCAAAGGCCTGCTGCAACTGGTTGACGAACTGAAGCACGCCGGCGTGCCGCTGCATGCCGTCGGATTGCAAAGTCACCTGCAGCCGCGCTATCCGCACGACCCCGGACGTTTCGCCGAATTCCTGCACGCGCTCGCCGACCGTGGCGTCGAGATCTACCTGACCGAATTCGACGTGCGCGATGATACGTTTCCGGACGACATCGCAGCGCGCGACGCCATGATTGCGGAGACCGCCGAGAAGTATCTGAACAACGCGTTGCGCGTTCCAGCGGTCAAGATGGTGATCGCGTGGGAACTCGCCGATAACTACTCGTTCTATACCGATGCGGCGAAGAAGAAAGATCCTCTCGCGCAGCGGCTGCCGCGGCCGCTGCCGTTCGATTCGTCGATGCAGAAGAAGCCGCTGTGGTATGCGATGGCGCGCGCGTTCGAAAATGTCCGGAAGTCGTAG
- a CDS encoding WecB/TagA/CpsF family glycosyltransferase, which yields MAEPPISLQPSLSVDGITINVPSLPEAVSSIVSAAQRGDNFSVCTLNLDHVVQLQQHANFRAAYRRARFVTADGFPIVVLSRLMGTRIERTTGADLVEPVCAEARKKGLPVFLLGANDVTLKTTARRLAERFQGLQIAGCFAPGPGFDPYSSEADAAIESIRASGAKLCFVALGAPRQELFAARCLDELNGTGVLCIGAALDFIAGTQNRAPSIARKTGLEWAWRMLREPRRLGPRYVKCMTVVPRLVARTIPQIVQARMRKAA from the coding sequence ATGGCGGAACCGCCAATATCGTTGCAGCCCAGCCTCAGTGTCGACGGCATCACCATCAATGTTCCCTCGCTTCCGGAAGCTGTTTCATCCATCGTGTCGGCCGCGCAACGTGGCGACAATTTCAGCGTCTGCACACTGAACCTCGATCACGTTGTCCAGTTGCAGCAACACGCGAACTTTCGCGCCGCCTATCGACGTGCCCGATTTGTCACAGCCGATGGATTCCCCATCGTCGTACTGAGCCGTCTCATGGGCACGCGAATCGAGCGCACGACCGGCGCCGATCTCGTCGAGCCGGTTTGCGCGGAAGCCCGCAAGAAAGGACTTCCGGTCTTTCTGTTGGGTGCGAACGATGTCACACTGAAAACAACGGCGCGCCGCTTGGCGGAACGATTCCAGGGATTGCAGATCGCGGGATGCTTTGCGCCGGGACCGGGGTTCGATCCCTATTCCAGCGAAGCCGATGCCGCGATCGAAAGCATTCGTGCCTCAGGCGCGAAGCTCTGCTTCGTCGCGCTGGGCGCGCCGCGTCAGGAACTGTTCGCGGCGCGATGCCTCGACGAGTTGAATGGAACCGGCGTGCTGTGCATCGGAGCCGCGCTCGATTTCATCGCGGGCACGCAGAACCGCGCGCCGTCCATCGCGCGCAAAACCGGGCTCGAATGGGCGTGGCGCATGCTGCGTGAGCCGCGCCGGCTCGGTCCCCGCTATGTCAAATGCATGACGGTGGTTCCGCGTCTCGTGGCGCGAACCATTCCGCAAATCGTCCAGGCACGCATGAGGAAAGCGGCATGA